The genomic segment gaaagaggaTGAAAGTATGTGTGGGGGACAGTTTGTATCCTTAGGAAGGGAAGCCACCATATTGAGGTAACACTTGAACAGGGCCACTCTGTACATCTTGTGCCCTGCACACAGGTACTCAGCTGAGAAGGTAAGTGGAGTCTGAAATTTTGCCCACTTTCCAAAGGCCAATTCTTGCCCACATCAAGGTGCTGTGTCTCATGAAGGAAGGGGTGCCCTTTTCTAATgcgaaaaaaaaaagtgctattcATTCCCTTGAGGTGTGGACCAATGGAGATGGAGGTTTGTCTATCAGGGGACAGTATCTGAGTCAGAACTTGAAAGGAATGAGGAAGTGACCCACTGGGCTGTCTGGGAGGGCACTGTTCTAGATGGAGGAATGGCAAGTGCAGTGCTAAGACTCCTTAGTTCCCACTAGCTTTGGGGAGGGGTGGCAGACAAAATGCCCCAGTGAAGGGAGAGAGGCCAGGACCCTGGCTGCCCAACCAATGGGCCCACCAGGCTTACCAGAAGCATAAGCTTAATAGCAAACTGAGAAAAATCAATGGGACCTGATTGTATACAACAATGAGACACTCCATAGCGTAAAGAAGCTCTGTGTGGGTTGATAATGAAAAATCTCCCAAGATATGGGCAAGTGAAAAGAGTAAGGTGTAGTGCAGTGTGTCTAGTGGGAGTGATGGAGTGTGAGGAGAAACGTAAAtgtatatgtgcgtgtgtgtatatacatatgtacacacacgcacatgtACATATGTGGGTATTTAGATATTAAAGTTGCATAAAATACctctgaaagaataaaaaatggtgTCATTGGCTACTTGTGGGTTGGGAGTAAGCAGGCAACTCGGGGACTGGACTGTTAAAGGAAACTATTTTCCATGAATCTTAGTAAACAGTTTGAACTGTGTGAATGTAATACATATGCAAAAACTAACCTGAAAATGAGACAACTATAATATTAAGTAGCAAACTGCAATTCAGACCTCAGTTGTGTAGGGAGGTGAGAAAAAGGTGGCTTGAAGTGATGGGAGTGGCTCCTGGATGGGTGTCATGAATATGGATGGAATTGGGAGCCCAGGGTTTCTCTCTaatggggagagggtgggggaaTGCCCAGCTGAAAGGGTCTGTGGAAACGCAGGCTGGAGGGAGTAGGAACCAGGTTAGACTGTATTACAACGATGTTGGTGTGGGTTGATAAGGCTTGCACTaactttgcttctgtttccctcgTAGGAAGTGGGGAAACATGAACCAGACTGCCAACTGGCAAAAGCTTGTGTAAGTGGATGGTAATGCCGGAGGAGAAAGTTACCTCCACAGAACATCAACAGTACAATTCTCTTTGGGATTTAAGTGCCTGTGCTCCAGAGCCTGAAGGCATCCTTCTAAGAAGGCTTAAGCAAGCAGGCTCGGAGACATTAAGTGTGGAGCCTAAGCTCTCACAGACGTGAACAATGGGGGCGGTACTGGGGTCTACACATTCACCAGCTCCTATCCAAGCGGGTGTGGGAGGCAAGAAAGAGACTCTATAAACCCCTCATCAGGGGACGTGCAGGCCGAGAGCAGGGCTCCTCCTGAGCTGTCTCAGAGCTGGCCTTGTCAGTCTTCCGAGCCCCTGGCCCACCGGCATTCCTGCCCTCACACACATCTCCCCCAGCCTCATACTGGGGTGTGGCATACTGTCGCAGCTGGGCTCTCCGCCTCAATTTCAACGGCAAGGTCAAGGGTCATAGTTGTCCCCCCCACTCAAACTCAGGGGCTTCTCTAGACTGAGCACAGCCGCCCCGCCCATTTCCCGGGTCGCGGGCGCGAGGGCACCTCGTACCTGGGACGCCGAAGCCCTGGAGGCCGCAGAAGTGGGCCACGCGGAGCCCAGACACAGGGGGCCTCAGGTAGGCTGGCAGCCACGTCGCCGGGAGTGCCCAGGGCAGCACCGGGGCCGGAAACCGAGAGGGAGCGGTCCAGAGGCCCGGGGCGGCGCTGACGGAGACGGGCcccggggaggcggcgggcgcgCGGCGGGCGGGCCTGGCTAGGATGGCCTCGACGGAGAAGGAGGACTCGAGGCGTCCGGGAGCGCGGGGTGTGCCGGAGTCGGCGGAGCGGCGCGGGGACGCGGGCGCCGGAGAGCGGCCTGAGCTTGGGGGCTGGACCGAAGCGCCCGAGAGAGCGGGCGGCCGGCGGCCTCGCGGCCCCGGGCTGGGCATGAAGCGGCCCTTGCCCGGACGGGCTTAGAGAGGGGAGTCGGGGCCTCTGGAGCTGTGGTGGGGAACGCCAAAGGCGAATGAAATAGCCCACTGGAGGGATAGAGACTTTGTTGGCCCGTACCGGCCCCAGCTGTCGGCCAGTGCTCTTAAATttggcggggcggggcggggcagggGCCGGCCTTCTCCTCCTGCGGCCCGGGCGGGGCCTCCCGCGCGGCCGGGTCCCAGCCCTGCAAAGCGGGGGAGCACCGCGACGGCTAAGGCCGCGCCCAGCCCTGGGCTAGGAAAGGTGGGCACAGCGCCAGTGAGCGTTCTCGCTTCCTCCCTCCTTGCTCTTTAAAAGATGCCCACCTTGGCGCGCTCAGGGAAAGGACTCCGACCTCGCTGGGGCTCGTTGGTGAGCCTGGGCGAGCCACCCCTCTACTGGGCGCCGTCAGGCCTGGGAGTCCTTTGAAGCAGAAACCCCAGCCAGATAGATCCACCTATGACTGCTCAGacctttaaacatttaaaattttaaacacctTGATTTTAAGTACAGTGAAAATTAGATTTTCCACCCTGTCCCCTAGCAGGTGTTTACCTGCCTAGAGACACCACGTGCTTACCAATTTCATTTGGATCTTTCCAGGAACTTTCTGCACCCACATCACCTACACtacactggaaaaaaaatcaggtaagtatatataaaaatacatacatatacttaCTTACCTGATTTTTATCAAGAAATATATATACttacctgattttttttccagtgtaGTGTAGGTGATGTGGGTGCAGAAATATTtccatatatacaaaaaaaatatttccaatatacAAAAAAGTAGAAGGGGAAAACTGTAATGGCTCCAGATCAAGAAATATTAGTTTACTGTCAATGCACAGGAGTTGTTGGCCCACAAAACACCTTGCGTTGTGTACATGTAGGGAAGGTATTTGTATCCCTATTTTTGAATAGTCAGTACTTACCAGCTATTGTCCCTAGGCAAGTTAGAAGTTACTGTTTGTATTTCCTcacttgttaaatgaatgaaatagtaGCTACCTCACTGAATAACTGTGCAGATTACATGAGTTAGTGCGTATAAAGCATTTAGAGTTGGTCTGACGCATCCTGTCATTGTGGGGCTTAGAGGGATTTCTGCCTCCAAGATACCATTATGTTCTGCCTCCCCGAATCAATGCCTAATGTTGAAAATACTCAGTCGGGGGGAGGGCTGTTCCATGTCATTGCGAATAGGCGTCAGCTATTTGAGACACAACATACCCTTTCTGCTCTACAGGTAGGGCCAGAGGAACCTTGCTGAGGTGGGCAGACCCCTTCTCACTTCAGCAAATACTGTCCCCGCCTTCTGGACAGCCCCCTAGGTGGCTGGGAATGTAAGATTGTGCTTAAAATAATTGTTGGATGGCCCGACTGGTCCCAGGTGTAGGCTTACTGTGGTCCAGCCAGGAGGTGCTGGGTCAGAGATGAACCCCCGGGACTGCCCAGACTGCAGTGCCAACATACCAATAGAATGCCTGTGAGGAGGGACAAGCACCCACCTTATCAGGCCCACAAAGACTACAGCAacagaaaaatgtgaattttggAATTGCTCAAATCTGGCTTCAGATCTTAGCTTTGTCACTGAACATTCGAATGTATGTTTCATTTAGTGACTTGGACTAAGTGGATTATTGATTTTAAGCCTCCAATttcttgtaaaatgggaatgatcacTTAGATGAGAAAATAATACTTACCTGATGGGATTGTtacaagaattaaatgaaattgtttttttaGCTAAATGGTAGCTTGCAGAGCAGAgcaatcctttttttttgttgttgttatggtgggggtggaggggtgtaCTAAATATGAAGGTGAGTTCTACTTAAGCTTTTCCTCTTATGATCTCCCTTAATTACTTGTTTGAGATTTACAAATTATCTTTGATATAATGATCTATTAATGTGCTGCACTTCATATATGAACATAATGCTAATTGTAAAAGATTAACTTTGAAATTAACCTAGCTATATCCTCCAGAGAATAGAGAGAGGCCAAAAAGAGATTATCACAGAGATTTGCTTTAATATAAAGATTTAATAGCAAGGACAGAGAAGCACAGAGCAGAGGTCATGTgtgaaaacacagggaaatgacCATCTACAAGTCAAGGAATGACAGAGGCTACTAGTGGCTATGGAGAGCAGGGATTTCATCCTGCAGACAGAGAGAACGCCTATACCCAGTCGGGAGAGAGAGATCAGGATCACAGTCGCCTAATCCTATTCACGGACTGCTTACCTCAGAATAGTGTTCTCtacaaattagaaaattattCCTCGATTCTGGCTGGATCCCAGGGGGAAGGCTGCTGAGATGGGACACAGATGAACTAGTTGTAGTGGCTGAACTATGAATCGTGACATGTTTATTACAGAAGTTAGCAGGtaggaagaaagacaaaataaatcaCAGCTAAGGAAAAACACAAGTATAATAAACAAGAAAGCAATGCTAAATATTATTTTGCTGCAAGAGACAGAGCCCAAAATTAAATACGAAGATGAGACATTAGACAAGAGGAAATTATGGAATGTATTTGAGggaagaatatgaaaaaaaatggagaattgGTTTAGTACTAAGACCAGGGATGGATGATTCAAGAGTATTGAAAGACCACCTagtttattttattatgaaaaacaaaGCTCTGGACACaatcatcttttatttatttttcttcctgaatCTATTTATACATGTATTGACTGACAGTAAAAGTTTTAGTAGATAATGTAGTTGTGAgcatatagataaaattttgttttccttcgtTAAGTAGAAAAGCACAGCTGATTCTATTAAAGCAGGAGGAAATCTTTGAAACCACCAAGAGCATTTATCAAAAAATGGCACCAGCTATATCAGTGATTATGTACGccaccccccgccccaccccaaccctaggaaacatttgacaatgtctggaatCCTTTTTGATTATTACAACCAGACATGCTGCAAAAATATCCTACAATACATAGGATATCCCTCCACAAAAGAGAACTATCTGACTGAAAACATcaagtgccaaggttgagaaaccttgGGCTGTATGATTATGGGCAATTCATTTAACTTTATCATGAGATGGAGATTTAGTACCTTTCTTGTGGATTTGTTGGTATTAAGGAAAATAACAAGTATAATACATTAAACTAAGGATAGCTAAATAGTAAGTTGCAGAATTAATATTCTCTGATATTTACTTcaacaatattgaaaaataataaatttaaaagccaacaacaaattttattaaaaacacacaTGATTGACAGGTGgatcaaaaatgaaatttaaatatcattaagATCCCTTAGAATGCAGTTAAAATGAGGACTGTAAATATAAACACTTAAGGAGTGTTAAGTTTATCAAGTGTAAATTTGTAAAAGAACATACTAGtatttgaaattaaattaaaattaaataaaaaatgaatccaAGGCAAGAAGTTTAAAAATGAGCTTGTATAGAAGACTAGGTAATTAAACAATAAAGATAAACAGAGTCATTAATGGATATAAGAGTTTAAAAAgagtcacattttaaaatatatgagtGTCACTAAGACTACCAGAACAGGACCCCAACAAACATGGAACCATCTGATAAATTCAATTAGAAAAAATGGAGACAAGACAAATTAATGATAAATGGATGGGCTTGAGGCTGAAAGAGAGTTGGATACTAATGGAAAAAGTGATATTTACCTGAAATTTTTTTGTAAAGGAAAATGTTGCTTCTGAATTCCAACAGTTATATGTTCTAATAcctattttgtatttgtattacaCTGTGTAAAAATGATAGAATActgtaatttttatgtatattagtaatgataatttattttcttgtgattcaAATTGAAATGTtcttaatgtttcatttttaggCTTCACAAATTTGTTTTaatatactgtattttcattATGCTGAGATAACATCTTTATAATCCTCATCagtgtttccatatgattttgtttttaactgtgtttttttttaaatttcattatcattaatctacgattacatgaagaacattatgtttactaggctctccccttcaccaagtcctgtccacagaccccattacagtcactgtctatcagcatagaaggatgttatagaatcactacttatcttctctgtgttgcacagctttttactgtgttttttatagatgattattcatttgtaaaatttGAAAACAGTAGTCTCTACCTTATAATTTTGCAAAAGAATAACATGAGTCAATATATGTAAGATACTTAAAATCATGCCTGCCATATATTAagctttgaataaatatttattaacataaaaaaaaagatttaatagCAAGCCTGATGCACCCACACTGTAAGCCatggaatgactgtaaagatagGGACAAATGAAATATGGGCAGTCAAGTCATTCACCAAAGGTTAGGCCTTGACATTGGCTTACTTGAATACATATGCATACCAATGGAAATGAACTTTAGTTTTAAAACAACTTAAATGTAAGCCCTGAAACAGTGCAGTCTTGGAAagggcatcacatcaaaagccaggATACCTGGGCTCCAGTTCCAGCTCTGCAATAGGTGTTATGACTTTGATAAGATCATAATATTTAGTGAGCAGCTGTTAGGCTTTGAGAAATTGAGTTGGATATTTTGTCTTATTTGATTTTAACAGCCACTTTGTAGGCTAGGTAATACAATTACcttgtatagatgaggaaattaaaactctgcaaagctagaaaacataggcaaaaatctcttgaatataaacatgagcaactttttcctgaacgcatctccttgagcaagggaaacaaaagcaaaaatgaacaaatgggactacatcaagctaaaaagcttctgtacagcaaaggacaccatcagcagaacaaaaaggcatcctacagtatgggagaatatatttttaaatgacatatccgacaaggggttaacattcaaaatatataaagaactcacaagcctcaacacccaaaaagcaaataaccctatttaaaaatgggcagaggatatgaacagacacttctccaaagaagaaattcagatggccagcaggcacatgaaaacatgctccacatcgctaattatcagggaaatgcaaattaaaaccacaatgagatatcacctcacaccagttaggatggccaacatcaaaaacactaggaacaacaaatgctggtgaggatgcagagaaagaggaaccctcctacactgctcgtgggaatgtaaactagttcaaccattgtggaaagcagtatggaggttcctcaaaaaactaaaaatagaaataccatttgacccaggaattccactcctaggaatttaccctaagaatgtaggatcccagtttcaaaaagacatatgcacctctatgtttattatagcactatttacaatagccaagatatggaagcaacctaagtgttcatcagtatatgaatggataaagaagatgtggtatatatacacaatggaatattattcagccataagaagaagaaaaatcctactatttgcaacaacatggatggagctagagggtattatgctcagtgaaataagccaggtagagaaagacaagtacaaaatgatttcactcatctgtggagcataagaacaaagcaaaaactgaaggaacaaaacagcagcagactcacagactccaagaaggtactagtggttacaaaggggGAGGAATGGATGAGGGCGGGtgtggatggagggagaaggggattgtggggtatcatgattgttgcacatggtgtgtgtggggtcacggggaagacagtatagctcagagaagacaaatggggACTTTGttgcatcttagtacactgatggacagtgatggtaatggggcatgggggaggacttgataataagggtgaatgtaataaccatatttgtttttcttgtgaaaactttataagagtgtatatcaatagtaccttaatacaaaaaaaaagaatagtggtAGTGATCATCAGTGGTCCCAACTTTATCTATGAAGttttcttgtaaaaaaaaaaatcaaacctgaaTCTGATCAAATCTTTAGATCTAACTACCAATTCACAAGAAATACAGTGGCCAGAGCAACATGTTAAATAATACCACAGGGATGCAAGCAGCAAAATCCAGACTATGAGACACTCTATAGGCATACCATCTGTCttcataaataaatagaaaaaaaacatgaagaGAGAACATACAGGTTTAAAGAGTCATAAGAGACATACTAACCACTTGCAATGATTGGACCTTATTAGGAGCCAAATGAATTGTATATGTACATAGGAAATAATTAAGGAAATTTGAATACTGGATATTGGATGATATGAAATATTATCagtgtattttttcattaaagtatcattgatatacaatcttatgttggtttcaaatgtacaacacagtgatttaacagttacccatattattaaatcctcacttgctctggtgtggttactatctattgATGTAGTAAGAGTTACAGAGTCATTAACCGTATTCTgcgtgctgtactactgtccccatgaccaacttatattgtgattgcaaattattgtgcccctttatctcctccACCCTCCCCGCCAACCCACCCCTAccccctccctcttggtaaccactagtcacctctcagtgtctctgagtctactgctactttgttccttctgttttgctttgtttttatactccacaaataagtgaaatcttatggtatttgtcttattccacctggcttatttcattgagcaaaataccctctaaatccattcatgttgttgcaaatggcaggatttctttctttttatggctgagtaatattccattgtgtatatgtactgcatcttctttatccattcatctgttgatggacactaagattgcttctatatcttggctattgcaaataatgcaatgataaacataggggtgcacatgtctttttgaatcagggacttTATttcctttaggtaaattcctaggagtggaattcctgggtcaaatggtatttctatttttagttttttgaggaacctccatgttgcttttcgTAATGGTTGCACCAAtctacactcccaccaacagtgcaggagggttcccatttctctgcatccttgccagcatttgttatttcttgtcttttggatagtggccctcctaactggtgtgaggtgatatctcactgaagttttaatttgcatttccctgatcattagtgatgtggagcatcttttcatgtgcctgttggccctctgtatttcttcattggagttatttgttttttgggtgttgaggcatatgagttctttatattattttgggtgttaacctgttagccctttatcagatgagtcatttacaaatacattctcccatattgtaggatgcctttttggtctgctgatggtgtcctatgctgtacagaagctttttagtttgatatagtctgagttgttcattttttattttgtttcccttgcctgaggagatgtgtccaggaaaaaattgctcatgcttgtaTTCAAGAAttatttgcctatgtttcttctaagagttttatggtttcatgacttacattcaggtccttaatccattttgagtttacttttgtgtatggacttagacaatgatctagtttcagtctcttacatatagctgtccagttttcctaacagcagatgttgaagaggttgtcttttccccattgtatattcttggctcctttatcatttattaattgaccatatatgcttgggtttatatctgggctctctgttcttggCCTGTACCAAATGGTTGTGATTTAGTGTAATTTTTTAAGGTGTTATAATGGTATTTTTTTAAGCACATGATGGTATTcttaagatgtgtgtgtgtgtgtgtatatatatatgtatgtatgtatatatactgtctccttatattttagaaaaacttACAAAACTATTTATACATGAACATATATAATGTCaaaatttgcttcaaaataatctagGGTGGGGACTGGCCACCATAAGATTGGCCATGAGTTGAAAATTGTTGAAGTTGATTGATGAGTGCATAGGGTTTCATTGTagtattctttctgtttttgtttatatttaaaattttctataagGAGAAGTAACAATTAAAGCAAAGAGTGGTAAAAATGAATTATATCCAAGTTAAGTAGgtagagaaaaaaacaacaaggAAAAGTTAgattaaatggaagaaaataaaaaatacagataggaacaaaaaagtaaggaaatataaaaatatatagttgACAGAAAAAGATGGTACAGCTGAGAAAACcaacaaaaaccaaaacagtTCTTTGGAAAAGATAGTAGAATAAACAAACCACAGTCAAGACTTATCCAGAGTAAAAAGAGTAAAGGCATAATAAACATTATTAGGAATGATGACAGGGCAAGGctagaaataaaacagagatagTTTCATTCCTAGGAATTATCATGACTAACATAGTCAATACATTTGAAAACTTAAATGAAGTAGAtactttcctagaaaaatataaattgttaaaattgactttagaaaatagaaaacaatatatCACTAACAattaattggtaataaaaaatttATGAATCATATCCCCCATCccaaaaaagacacagagtcccaataatttttataaaacaagtaATCTCGATTTTATACTGTTTCAGTGAgttgaaaaaaaggaaagctacCCAAATCATTTTTGAGGCTAATGTAACCTTGATATCCAAACCAGGAAAAGATAGTTTTAAGAGACAAAAGCATAAGCCAATCATCCTTATGGTGCTAAATTGCTGAGATgccaaataaaatattagtaaatcagATTTGGCAgtttatatgaaaataataattaatcGTGATCAAGTAGAGTTTGTCCAACATCATTGAATCTATTAAAGAGTTCACCGTATAAGAggctaaagaaaaatatgtaatactTTTAATAGATGCAGAAGAGACATTTGATAAAGTTCtataaccatttttaaaaaggtaaacttTTAGTAAACTTAAGGGTAAAATGTAGTCATCAAAGTAGTATTCCATATAAACAGATTGAAGAAAACTATGTAATCTTAATAGGTACAGAAAAAACttttataaaatttaacattcattcatttaaaaagcatACCTTTCTCCAAACTAAAAGGTTGAAGGTAGTCATAAAAAAACCTAGAGcaagaattatatttaaaaatgagactTCAGAAGCAGTCCCAATTAAAGTCAGGAATAAGACATGCATATCTGTTGTCATAGTGTCTATTTATCATTGTACTAGCCAATGCTATAAGAcacaaaaagaaagatataagaatagggaaggaagagagaaaactaCTCCTATTTGTTGACAATATGATTATCTACAGAGAAAATTCAAGCAAATCTGCAGagaaactactagaattaattaGGAAATTTAGTAATTGATATTTAGTAAGGTTGCTGGATATgtgatcaatatataaaaattagtaagggtaaatattagcaaatctaaTAGACAAATATATCTTATTAATAACTGCAACATAAACTATAAGACACATAAGAAATAAACGAGATGTGAGAAATgtttaaagagaaaattagaaaacGGTATTGAAAGACAAAGACCTGAATAAATGGGAAGAcaacttgaaattttttttgcacATGGACTACTCAAAACTGTGGCTAGGTTAGTTAATTACaaatatggaaagagaaaaaaggagattCTTAcctcacaacacacacaaaactaatTTAGGAGGGGTTttaaaacctaaatgtaaaaaacaaaatttcaagttttttgggaagaaaatataggccCTTAAGACCTTCCTTATGACCTTAGGATAAGGAAGAATTACTtaaacacaggaaacacactCCATACCTTTACTACATTCAAATTTAGAACTTCTGTACCATAAAAGACACCCATAGACAAGGATAAAAAGTAAGTAACaaactgggagaatatatttatgattCACAGAGCTAACAGGATTTGATCAGAGAATCAGAACCACTAGGAGTGACTTGGAATTTATTATGGGAATTCGATCTTATGGAATTATGGGAGCTGGTTAAACAGCTCATGTACAGCTATTGCTTCCACATCTGGTACTGACACCTGAAGTCAGCAAGGCAAACAGTGAGGAAGGAAACATGGACATGAAGCCGGGGGTAACAAGGACCACTGGATCCTGCAAAGAAAAGCTGAAACTCACAAGGAGAAGCTGGAACTCACATCCTTCTTTCAGTATCTCCAAGCCCCCAACTTCCATGATGCAAGTGATCTGTAGGTGAATATGGTGCCCTTCGTCCCAGAGCTAAAAATCAGATCAGCAGAGCCCAAAgcttcagagacagaaagcaacGTTTTTGGTAGAGTAGCGCTGTGGAAGGAAGCTGTTCTCATTTCTACCGCTGGCTTCCTGACCCATAAATCCCCCTATTTGGGAGAGATAGCACCGTAAGTCAGCTGCTGATTTAGAGCATATCCTGCATTCTGAAGGGCATTACCCAAACCCTGCAAGGTTTGCCACCCAGCTTGGTGCCATGAGTCTTCAAAAGGCCATTCCGCCGTTCTTTCAGGCTGGCTACTTCAGGGTGAGGGGAACGTGGTAAGATCAGTGAATTCCATGAGCCTGAGCTCACTGCCGCTCTCCATTGGCTATAAAAGAAATTCTTTGGTCAGAAGCAGTGCTGTGTGGAATGCCATGACAGTAAATAAGGCATTCTGTAAACTCACAGACGGTGATTTTGGCAGAAGCATGGTCGGGGAAGGCAAATCTGTGTCACAGTAACTGGATAGTTGAATGAGAACAAAGCACTGCCCCTTCATGTGTAACCAGCCCACCACCAGCTGGCTGATTGATTTCCAAATTGGGAACTCAGTACTGGTTTCTGCTGTTGGCACTCAGCAGTGGCTATAGCCAGAGCCACCTTGGTGAGTAGGAACCTATGTTACTAAGCCCATGGGTAACTTCATCCCTCCCACCATGGCCACATTTTTTCACAAGCCCATTATAATAACCATACCTATTTTATCTTTAGTGACTAAGTACTTGGTCCCTGCTAACCTGGGATCCCATCATCCCATGCCAGTTTCAGTGGCATAAATTCCTGCCATTATTTCTGGCCTTCAAGGAATAGCCAAAATGGAGCTCCGCAGATTTCAGGGCTTTCCTTGTAAATGTGTCTCTCAGAGGCTTGGTAGAAGGAGTGTCTTCTTGACCTTCCTGGGCACATATTGAGGGGGCAGGTAAGCAGATGTTATATGGTAGGTCTGCTCTAGCAT from the Manis pentadactyla isolate mManPen7 chromosome 2, mManPen7.hap1, whole genome shotgun sequence genome contains:
- the NOTO gene encoding homeobox protein notochord, which encodes MPSPGPRGRRPPALSGASVQPPSSGRSPAPASPRRSADSGTPRAPGRLESSFSVEAILARPARRAPAASPGPVSVSAAPGLWTAPSRFPAPVLPWALPATWLPAYLRPPVSGLRVAHFCGLQGFGVPGVELAHHSGLWGPLDWAPAKDLQDTERPQKRVRTMFNLEQLEELEKAFGQQHNLVGKKRAQLAAQLNLTENQVRVWFQNRRVKYQKQQRLKLPATSAMAASLDEPSSSSDTSIQREDADSGVDS